Proteins found in one Pontibacter sp. SGAir0037 genomic segment:
- a CDS encoding glycosyltransferase family 4 protein, whose amino-acid sequence MRVAIVINSSWNIYNFRMSLLKALQAEGHEIIAIAPADAYSQKLKEAGCRFVPVKMGNHTNPFQDIWLTWQLYSVYKRVRADVVLHYTIKPNIYGTLAARMAGIPSVNNVSGLGTVFLAIGFVSAVAMQLYRLAFRFPAKVFFQNNDDRALFLKKGLVKQERTDLVPGSGVDLQRFRPATTFVRHEPFTFLMVARLLYDKGIAEYVEAAKLVKEKHPDVKCSILGAIDKQNPSGVQPWQLEQWIKEGCITYVGSTDEVAPVIAQADVVVLPSYREGTPKSLLEAAAMAKPLIATDVPGCREVVMHQKNGFLCNVRNAGDLADKMLQMLDLNNEELEQMGRNSRAIAEHRFNDSFVIEKYRCALKAVAAGNR is encoded by the coding sequence ATGCGTGTTGCAATTGTAATCAACTCTTCCTGGAACATCTATAACTTTCGCATGAGCCTGTTAAAAGCGCTGCAGGCAGAGGGGCACGAAATAATAGCAATTGCGCCGGCAGATGCTTATTCGCAGAAGCTGAAGGAGGCAGGTTGTCGTTTTGTGCCGGTTAAAATGGGTAACCATACCAACCCGTTTCAGGATATATGGCTTACCTGGCAACTTTACAGCGTGTATAAACGTGTTAGAGCCGATGTGGTGCTGCATTATACCATTAAGCCTAATATTTATGGTACACTGGCTGCGCGCATGGCTGGTATCCCGTCGGTCAATAATGTGTCAGGCCTGGGCACTGTGTTTTTAGCCATAGGCTTTGTTTCAGCTGTTGCCATGCAACTATACCGGCTGGCTTTTCGGTTTCCGGCAAAAGTGTTTTTCCAGAACAACGACGACAGAGCACTTTTCCTGAAGAAGGGGCTGGTAAAGCAGGAGCGGACTGATCTGGTGCCCGGTTCTGGGGTAGACTTGCAACGGTTCCGGCCTGCGACAACATTTGTCCGCCATGAGCCATTTACTTTTCTGATGGTGGCAAGGCTGTTATATGATAAAGGAATAGCAGAATATGTGGAGGCGGCGAAGCTGGTAAAAGAGAAGCATCCGGATGTGAAATGCAGTATACTAGGGGCCATAGATAAGCAGAATCCTTCCGGGGTGCAGCCCTGGCAGCTGGAGCAATGGATAAAGGAAGGATGTATTACCTATGTAGGCAGTACCGATGAAGTAGCTCCCGTTATAGCGCAGGCCGATGTGGTGGTACTCCCTTCTTATAGAGAAGGTACTCCGAAATCGTTGCTGGAAGCAGCGGCGATGGCAAAACCTCTTATCGCTACCGATGTTCCCGGCTGCAGAGAAGTGGTGATGCACCAGAAAAACGGATTTCTGTGTAACGTCCGAAATGCCGGCGACTTGGCTGATAAGATGCTGCAGATGCTTGACCTGAACAACGAAGAGCTGGAGCAGATGGGAAGAAACAGCAGAGCCATTGCCGAACACAGGTTTAATGATAGTTTTGTAATTGAAAAGTACCGTTGTGCCCTGAAAGCAGTGGCAGCTGGTAACAGATAA
- a CDS encoding ABC transporter permease translates to MLKKILLSFLMALQNTRARLLHTLLSVLGIVIGVAALVVVLSLIDGLEKYAHEQISSTTSLNSIMIATNTNKRVNNVWLKKENYAYFTHNDFAQLAASLSYPASGFIGNRQNAEVTIAEQGLAVGALLVGKGASSWHEAAIWHGKPFSENDIAERNPVAYVNFAFARQVLGKDSAQYILGRTIVFKEKQLKIIGVLVDDNTQTPEVYFPITILTDEELKTVPPVCMIEAKSVENVPALKTEVEAWLTNHFKSDSTDFNVGTNEARVAQAAQGFLLFRVVMGLIVGISVLVGGIGVMNVLLISVTERTVEIGVRKAMGAKKSDIMLQFLSESVTVSFLGSMLGLAMGIALSMVAVPIIKSIADVPFEAAYTWNTFIVITIVAIIIGIVFGTYPAMRAAKLDPVEAIRRE, encoded by the coding sequence ATGCTTAAGAAAATCCTGCTATCCTTTTTAATGGCCTTGCAAAATACAAGGGCGCGCCTGTTGCATACTTTACTGTCAGTTTTGGGTATTGTGATAGGTGTGGCAGCATTGGTTGTTGTACTGTCGCTGATTGATGGGTTGGAGAAATATGCGCATGAACAGATATCGAGTACTACTTCCCTTAATTCTATCATGATCGCCACCAATACAAATAAAAGAGTAAACAATGTATGGCTGAAAAAGGAAAATTACGCTTACTTCACACATAACGACTTTGCGCAGCTTGCCGCTTCCTTATCTTATCCTGCAAGCGGCTTTATTGGGAATAGACAAAATGCTGAAGTTACCATAGCAGAGCAAGGTTTGGCGGTAGGAGCTTTGCTTGTCGGGAAAGGTGCCAGCAGTTGGCATGAAGCAGCTATATGGCATGGTAAACCTTTTTCAGAGAATGATATTGCAGAACGTAATCCTGTAGCGTATGTAAATTTTGCTTTTGCCAGGCAGGTATTAGGTAAAGATTCGGCTCAGTATATTCTGGGAAGAACTATAGTCTTCAAGGAAAAACAACTAAAAATCATAGGTGTCTTAGTTGATGATAATACACAAACGCCAGAGGTTTATTTTCCGATTACGATATTAACGGATGAGGAGCTGAAGACGGTGCCACCAGTTTGTATGATTGAAGCCAAAAGCGTTGAGAATGTACCTGCTTTAAAAACAGAGGTAGAGGCTTGGCTAACAAATCACTTTAAAAGCGATAGCACAGATTTTAATGTAGGAACAAATGAGGCGAGAGTAGCACAGGCGGCACAAGGATTTCTTCTTTTTAGGGTTGTAATGGGGCTGATTGTAGGTATATCTGTACTTGTGGGAGGTATTGGCGTTATGAATGTGCTGCTCATCTCTGTTACAGAACGTACGGTAGAAATAGGAGTGAGAAAAGCTATGGGGGCCAAGAAATCTGATATTATGCTGCAGTTCCTGTCGGAGTCAGTTACAGTATCTTTTTTAGGTAGTATGCTGGGATTGGCAATGGGCATTGCTCTTTCTATGGTGGCTGTGCCCATTATCAAATCAATTGCAGATGTACCCTTCGAGGCAGCTTATACCTGGAATACCTTCATCGTAATTACTATTGTAGCCATTATAATTGGTATTGTTTTTGGCACCTATCCTGCCATGAGAGCTGCTAAACTAGATCCGGTCGAAGCTATCCGCAGAGAGTAA
- a CDS encoding T9SS type A sorting domain-containing protein, with protein sequence MKHLFTLLFWFCTASLSVAQNSLQFRQRLDIPLTLAASNIPMPWSGGLSTPQFSAIDLNKDGREDLFVFDRMQGKVFTYLAVQQQGEWRYQYAPEYEALFPGDLEYWVLLRDYNCDGLKDIFTNGLGGIRAYKQTIGENGQIAFVLDNPELTYAGSTGREINMLMLSDDIPAIVDMDGDGDLDVLITEFSRGTVLEYYRNVQVEEGLSCGTLKFVKESEQWGGIYECENQNCNNFMFHVECRVAAPLHSGHDGSSLLTIDLNGNGVKDLLIGSVECDNLVMMENKGSKTVAYMDSFEPLFPLNTSPAQLNLFPAAYYEDVTFDGIPDLIVASNSSNNTENKVELQRSVLLYKNNRTADHPDFVYEQNNFLQKEMLDLGDGAYPAFADLDGDGKLDMLIGNRSSYRNGGYTGSLAYLRNVGTASEPAFTLISDNYLGLAGQGFVDIKPAFADINGNGAADLVLTVSDKQTGATQIIYISNTGEPGQEWQLDWANRWPLLAVTPGDSPCFADVDGDGDLDMLIGKTLGFLEFHRNTGSISNPVFVKERDDLGGISYNVFRYSLYPAIADLNGNGTPDLVTVDNSGAIRVYTDFTKDLNALFEAQTNLLENNLTKQVQPTKLGKNLGIAIGALGDEGKLFAAIGTQGGGLYLLEQTAGGDNNPGAAEEAFHLLVYPNPADVTRAEETFRVQATVDVAVEVYDAVGKKVYSSGSRLQKVHSLKLPQVRSGVYFLRATSQEGKHQVRKVVLN encoded by the coding sequence ATGAAACACCTGTTTACCCTGCTTTTCTGGTTTTGTACTGCCTCTCTGAGTGTGGCACAAAATTCACTGCAGTTTCGGCAGCGCCTGGATATACCCTTAACACTAGCAGCTAGTAACATTCCCATGCCCTGGAGCGGGGGGCTTAGCACCCCTCAGTTCTCTGCCATCGATCTGAATAAAGATGGCCGGGAAGATCTTTTTGTATTTGACAGGATGCAGGGCAAGGTGTTCACCTACCTGGCAGTGCAGCAGCAGGGGGAGTGGCGTTACCAATACGCACCGGAATACGAGGCGCTGTTTCCCGGTGATCTGGAGTATTGGGTCCTGTTGCGCGACTATAACTGCGACGGCCTTAAAGATATTTTTACCAATGGTTTGGGAGGTATAAGGGCTTATAAGCAAACTATAGGAGAAAACGGGCAAATCGCTTTTGTGCTGGATAACCCGGAGTTAACTTATGCAGGCTCCACAGGCAGGGAAATTAACATGCTGATGTTGAGCGATGACATTCCTGCTATAGTGGACATGGATGGAGACGGAGACCTGGATGTGTTGATTACAGAGTTCTCGAGGGGAACTGTGCTGGAGTATTACCGGAATGTGCAGGTAGAGGAAGGGTTAAGCTGCGGCACTTTAAAGTTTGTGAAAGAGAGTGAACAGTGGGGTGGCATATACGAATGCGAAAACCAGAACTGCAACAACTTTATGTTTCATGTGGAATGCCGTGTGGCAGCTCCTTTACATTCTGGCCACGACGGTTCTTCTTTACTCACAATAGATCTGAACGGGAACGGGGTGAAAGACCTGCTGATTGGCAGCGTAGAGTGCGATAACCTGGTGATGATGGAAAACAAAGGCAGCAAAACGGTAGCCTATATGGATAGCTTTGAGCCGCTTTTCCCGCTGAACACTTCGCCTGCCCAACTCAATCTTTTTCCTGCTGCCTATTACGAAGACGTAACATTTGATGGCATTCCGGATTTAATTGTGGCCTCTAACAGCAGTAATAACACTGAAAACAAAGTAGAGCTGCAGCGTTCTGTATTACTGTATAAAAATAACCGCACGGCAGATCATCCGGATTTTGTGTATGAGCAGAACAATTTTCTGCAAAAAGAAATGCTCGATTTAGGCGATGGCGCTTACCCGGCTTTTGCCGACCTCGACGGTGACGGAAAGCTGGATATGCTGATAGGTAACCGCAGCTCTTATAGGAATGGAGGCTACACAGGCAGCCTGGCCTATCTGCGCAATGTTGGCACTGCCAGCGAACCGGCTTTTACCCTCATATCAGATAATTACCTGGGGCTGGCCGGGCAGGGGTTTGTAGATATAAAACCTGCTTTTGCTGATATAAACGGCAATGGTGCGGCAGATCTAGTCTTAACTGTTTCAGATAAACAAACGGGAGCTACTCAGATCATTTATATTTCAAATACAGGTGAGCCGGGGCAGGAATGGCAACTGGACTGGGCAAACAGATGGCCTCTTCTCGCGGTAACTCCTGGCGATTCTCCATGTTTTGCAGATGTAGACGGAGACGGAGACCTGGATATGCTTATTGGCAAAACGTTGGGATTTCTGGAGTTCCACCGGAATACGGGCAGCATCAGTAATCCGGTTTTTGTAAAGGAGAGGGATGACTTAGGCGGTATCAGCTACAATGTTTTCCGGTATAGCCTTTATCCTGCTATAGCCGATTTAAACGGCAACGGCACTCCCGACCTGGTAACGGTAGATAACAGTGGCGCAATACGGGTGTACACAGACTTCACGAAAGACCTGAACGCTTTGTTTGAGGCGCAGACGAACCTGCTGGAAAACAACCTGACAAAACAGGTGCAACCTACTAAACTCGGTAAGAACCTGGGAATAGCCATTGGTGCTTTAGGCGATGAAGGGAAGCTGTTTGCGGCCATTGGTACACAGGGAGGAGGCTTATATCTGTTAGAGCAAACCGCAGGAGGAGACAATAATCCTGGTGCGGCAGAAGAAGCGTTTCATTTACTGGTGTACCCGAATCCTGCCGATGTAACCCGCGCAGAAGAAACTTTCAGGGTGCAGGCAACCGTGGATGTCGCGGTGGAGGTATATGATGCTGTTGGCAAAAAAGTTTACTCGTCAGGTAGCAGATTGCAAAAGGTGCATAGCCTGAAGTTGCCTCAGGTAAGAAGTGGTGTATATTTTCTGAGGGCTACCTCACAGGAAGGTAAGCACCAGGTTAGAAAGGTGGTTTTAAATTGA
- the rfbC gene encoding dTDP-4-dehydrorhamnose 3,5-epimerase, with protein sequence MEHNTFPIEGLIEFVPRVFRDDRGFFLETFSMKWFEPFGIQPNFVQDNQSVSAKGVLRGLHFQKPPYAQGKLVRVSSGRALDVAVDLRKGSPTYGQYATCLLDAAKLNVFYIPEGFAHGFVALEDNTTFLYKCTDFYNPASEGGIIWNDPAIGIDWGVATPLVSPKDEVLPLLKDFESPF encoded by the coding sequence ATGGAACATAACACCTTTCCGATAGAAGGATTGATCGAATTTGTACCTCGCGTTTTCAGAGACGACAGAGGCTTTTTCCTGGAAACGTTCAGCATGAAATGGTTTGAGCCTTTTGGCATTCAGCCAAATTTTGTGCAGGATAACCAGTCTGTATCCGCAAAAGGCGTACTGCGTGGGCTGCACTTTCAGAAGCCGCCTTATGCCCAGGGGAAGCTGGTGCGTGTATCCAGCGGAAGGGCATTAGACGTAGCAGTTGATCTGCGGAAAGGCTCTCCTACTTATGGCCAGTATGCCACTTGTCTGCTGGATGCAGCGAAGCTGAATGTGTTCTATATTCCGGAAGGATTTGCGCATGGCTTTGTGGCCCTGGAAGACAATACCACTTTCTTATACAAGTGCACCGACTTCTACAATCCTGCATCTGAAGGCGGCATTATCTGGAACGATCCCGCTATAGGAATAGACTGGGGAGTTGCCACACCGTTAGTATCGCCTAAAGACGAAGTACTGCCGTTACTAAAAGACTTTGAGTCACCATTTTGA
- the murF gene encoding UDP-N-acetylmuramoyl-tripeptide--D-alanyl-D-alanine ligase, with the protein MPHSIDFLYQKYLECRHVSTDSRAEQDQSLFFALNGPNFKGAKFAEQALQKGARYAVVDDPAMASANCFVVEDTLQALQDLARHHRQQLSIPVIGITGSNGKTTSKELVHAVLSQKFNTLYTQGNLNNHIGVPLTLLRIKPAHEMAIIEMGANHIGEIALLCSIALPTHGMITNIGKAHLEGFGSLEGVARGKSELYLHLDQYSGTVFINTGNEHLVRMSRRIAQKITFPAANDFYHSELLEASPFVVYRDEEGNTVQTQLVGSYNYENMAAAACIGKYFGVPLEQANEAIAGYSPVNNRSQVLQKGSNTLLLDAYNANPTSMAAALRNFGGMNAPRKVVIIGDMFELGAESEAEHRAIGEIAAAQPFDTVLLCGKDMRYAATAKETFLHFETKADLQQWLQEHPVSESYILIKGSRGMGLETLVELF; encoded by the coding sequence ATGCCACACAGTATCGACTTTCTTTATCAAAAATACCTGGAGTGCCGCCATGTAAGCACCGATTCGCGTGCCGAGCAAGACCAAAGCCTGTTCTTTGCCCTGAATGGCCCCAACTTTAAAGGAGCAAAATTTGCAGAACAGGCTTTGCAGAAAGGTGCCCGGTATGCTGTTGTAGACGATCCTGCTATGGCCTCTGCTAATTGCTTTGTAGTAGAAGATACGCTGCAAGCTTTGCAGGACCTGGCAAGGCACCACCGGCAGCAGCTTAGCATACCTGTTATTGGCATTACAGGCAGTAACGGCAAAACAACTTCTAAAGAATTGGTACATGCTGTGCTCAGCCAAAAGTTTAATACGCTTTATACGCAGGGCAACCTGAACAACCACATTGGAGTGCCACTCACTCTCCTGCGCATAAAACCAGCGCATGAAATGGCTATTATCGAAATGGGCGCTAACCATATAGGTGAAATTGCACTGCTCTGTAGTATAGCACTGCCTACGCACGGCATGATTACGAACATTGGCAAAGCACATTTAGAAGGCTTTGGCAGCCTGGAAGGTGTTGCACGTGGAAAAAGCGAATTGTACCTGCACCTCGACCAGTACAGCGGAACAGTGTTTATAAATACTGGTAATGAGCACCTGGTACGCATGAGCCGCCGCATAGCGCAAAAGATTACCTTTCCTGCCGCCAACGACTTTTACCACAGCGAATTACTGGAAGCATCGCCTTTTGTTGTTTACCGCGATGAAGAAGGCAACACCGTACAGACACAACTGGTAGGCAGCTATAACTATGAAAACATGGCTGCAGCTGCCTGTATAGGCAAGTATTTTGGGGTGCCACTGGAGCAGGCTAACGAAGCTATTGCAGGCTATAGCCCTGTTAACAACCGTTCGCAGGTATTGCAAAAAGGCAGCAATACGTTACTGCTCGATGCTTATAATGCCAACCCAACCTCTATGGCTGCAGCACTTCGCAACTTCGGAGGCATGAACGCCCCCAGAAAAGTGGTTATTATAGGCGATATGTTCGAGCTGGGAGCAGAAAGTGAGGCAGAGCATCGTGCCATAGGCGAAATAGCAGCAGCCCAACCTTTCGATACTGTTTTGCTTTGCGGCAAAGACATGCGATATGCCGCCACCGCTAAAGAAACCTTTCTACACTTCGAAACCAAAGCCGATTTACAGCAATGGCTGCAGGAACACCCTGTATCTGAAAGCTATATCCTGATAAAAGGCTCCCGGGGCATGGGCCTGGAAACACTGGTGGAGCTGTTTTAG
- the hflX gene encoding GTPase HflX yields MGKQQFYETAKPQETAVLVAVPSYRQSDEQTAEYLDELAFLTETAGAKTVQRFVQKLDKPDTRTFVGSGKLEEIKAYVKEFDVDMVIFDDDLSPSQVRNIERELQVKIVDRSLLILDIFALRAKTAQAHAQVEMAQYQYLLPRLTNLWTHLSKQKGGIGMKGPGETEIETDRRIVRDKISLLKDRLTKFEKQNFEQRKSRGGIVRTALVGYTNVGKSTIMNLLSKSDVFAENKLFATVDATVRKVVLDNVPFLLSDTVGFIRKLPTKLIESFKSTLDEIREADLLVHVVDISHPSFEDHIAVVNDTLKDINSADKPVLLVFNKIDQYLAQREQELQEEGAVHVRPSLDDLKETYMAKIHAPALFISATNKINIEELRNELQRRVAEIHFERYPNNI; encoded by the coding sequence ATGGGGAAACAACAGTTTTATGAAACCGCAAAACCACAGGAAACGGCTGTACTAGTGGCCGTGCCTAGCTACCGCCAATCTGACGAGCAGACCGCTGAGTACCTCGACGAGCTTGCTTTTTTAACAGAAACGGCTGGAGCCAAAACAGTGCAACGCTTTGTGCAAAAGCTTGATAAGCCGGATACCCGCACCTTTGTTGGTAGCGGCAAACTGGAAGAGATAAAGGCTTATGTAAAGGAGTTTGATGTAGATATGGTGATCTTCGATGATGACCTGAGCCCTTCGCAGGTGCGCAATATTGAGCGTGAACTACAGGTAAAAATTGTAGACCGAAGCTTGCTTATACTGGATATTTTTGCCCTGCGCGCTAAAACAGCCCAGGCACACGCACAGGTGGAAATGGCGCAGTACCAATACCTGCTCCCTCGCCTGACCAATCTCTGGACTCACCTTTCCAAACAAAAAGGTGGTATCGGCATGAAGGGTCCTGGAGAAACAGAGATTGAAACTGACCGTCGTATTGTGCGCGATAAAATTTCCTTGCTGAAAGACAGGCTGACCAAGTTCGAGAAGCAGAACTTCGAGCAAAGAAAATCGAGGGGTGGCATTGTGCGAACAGCACTGGTGGGCTATACCAACGTGGGCAAGTCAACTATTATGAACCTGCTCTCCAAATCGGATGTATTTGCCGAAAACAAGCTTTTCGCTACCGTAGATGCCACCGTGCGCAAAGTGGTGCTGGACAATGTGCCTTTCCTGTTATCAGATACGGTAGGGTTTATTCGTAAATTACCTACCAAGCTGATCGAGTCGTTTAAATCTACGCTGGATGAAATCAGGGAAGCAGACCTGCTGGTGCACGTGGTGGATATTTCGCATCCTTCTTTCGAAGACCACATTGCCGTTGTAAATGATACCTTAAAAGACATCAACTCGGCCGATAAGCCTGTGCTGCTGGTGTTTAACAAGATAGATCAGTACCTGGCACAGCGTGAGCAGGAACTACAGGAAGAAGGCGCAGTACATGTCCGCCCTTCGCTGGACGACCTGAAGGAAACATATATGGCTAAGATACATGCTCCCGCCCTCTTTATCTCTGCTACAAATAAAATTAACATAGAGGAGCTGCGTAATGAGCTGCAGCGACGTGTAGCGGAAATACATTTTGAGCGCTATCCTAACAATATATAA
- a CDS encoding amidohydrolase, translating into MQDLTVTIVQTTLHWHDAASNRQMFTDKLATAAPKTDLIVLPEMFPTGFSMEAASLAEEPEGETLAWMQKMAKQHQAVITGSLIVKEGEHYYNRLLWVRPDGSYARYDKRHLFRMAKEHHTYTAGKEKLLVALNGWKICPLVCYDLRFPVWSRNRNNSYDLLLYVANWPKPRNVAWRSLLQARAIENLAYVVGVNRVGTDGNGHPYSGDSAVIHPKGYKLLETTEQEGIHTVTLSWQELKSFREAFPVHLDADDFTM; encoded by the coding sequence ATGCAAGACTTAACTGTTACCATCGTTCAAACCACGCTACACTGGCATGATGCAGCCAGCAACCGGCAGATGTTTACCGACAAATTAGCCACGGCTGCTCCTAAAACCGATTTAATTGTACTGCCAGAGATGTTCCCGACCGGCTTTAGCATGGAGGCCGCTTCTCTTGCCGAAGAACCGGAAGGAGAAACATTGGCGTGGATGCAGAAAATGGCAAAGCAGCACCAGGCAGTTATAACGGGCAGCCTGATTGTAAAAGAAGGAGAACACTACTATAACCGCCTGCTGTGGGTAAGGCCGGACGGCAGCTATGCCAGGTACGATAAAAGGCACCTGTTTCGGATGGCTAAGGAACACCATACCTATACGGCAGGCAAAGAGAAGCTGCTGGTAGCGCTAAATGGCTGGAAAATATGCCCGCTGGTATGCTACGACCTGCGTTTCCCGGTGTGGAGCCGCAACAGGAACAACAGCTATGACCTGCTTTTATATGTGGCAAACTGGCCTAAGCCCCGCAATGTGGCCTGGCGTTCTCTTTTACAGGCGCGTGCTATAGAAAACCTGGCTTATGTGGTGGGTGTAAACCGTGTAGGCACAGATGGAAACGGCCATCCTTACTCCGGCGATTCTGCTGTTATTCACCCCAAAGGTTACAAGCTGCTAGAAACAACCGAACAGGAAGGAATACACACTGTTACCTTAAGCTGGCAGGAACTGAAAAGCTTTAGAGAAGCCTTTCCGGTACACCTGGATGCAGATGATTTTACGATGTAA
- a CDS encoding histidine phosphatase family protein has product MKTLYIVRHAKSSWEFEDLSDHDRPLNKRGRNDAPLMGQELALKEIKPAIIVSSPAVRAISTASLIAKELEYDADDIRIDERVYGATKEDLLEVVQETPAEANSLMLIGHNDAISEFTNLLSPEPLANLPTAGIAALYFDCESWYDIRRENAQLLFVDFPKNHKE; this is encoded by the coding sequence ATGAAGACCCTATACATTGTACGACATGCCAAATCGAGCTGGGAGTTTGAAGACCTAAGCGACCACGATCGCCCATTAAATAAACGTGGCCGAAATGATGCGCCACTTATGGGCCAGGAACTTGCCCTGAAAGAAATTAAGCCCGCTATTATTGTTTCGAGCCCTGCTGTACGCGCTATTTCTACTGCCAGCCTTATTGCCAAAGAACTGGAATATGATGCAGATGATATCCGTATAGACGAACGCGTATATGGCGCTACCAAAGAAGACTTGCTGGAAGTAGTGCAGGAAACCCCGGCCGAAGCTAATAGCTTGATGCTGATCGGCCATAACGATGCCATCTCTGAATTTACTAACCTGCTTTCGCCTGAACCGTTAGCAAACCTGCCAACTGCAGGTATTGCCGCTCTTTACTTCGACTGCGAAAGCTGGTACGACATCAGACGTGAGAATGCACAACTACTATTTGTAGACTTTCCTAAAAACCATAAAGAATAA